The proteins below are encoded in one region of Micromonospora sp. DSM 45708:
- a CDS encoding nSTAND1 domain-containing NTPase, whose amino-acid sequence MSDCQPPQAVPEPDGWPDPNRIGGRVEFAAALTAVRERAGLTVRQVAAKAGAYSAHSTIGDWFAGRGLPSLASQDLLVRVLTVCDVRPTTVDDWIAAWLRVRRGPGPRSRHLEPYKGLASFQPEDAGWFFGRDQLTGHLVEQVTRLHVAGGGLFLVVGASGSGKSSLLRAGLIARLRSGPDRPSAPVPTDGPAMGDPSTPTTGWWVELMTPGADPTAELTARAERLRVASGPRLLVIDQAEEVFVRRPGQVDPAAFVADLNMLCEQTPGLVVVLGLRADFYGHALSHPTLLRAAQGRQVTVGPMRNDELRAAIVEPARRAGVELEDGLVELLLADLTPSGGEPDRAEPGVLPLLSHALFATWHHDQGRRLTCQGYRRIGGVREAIAASASEAYDRLTPAHRRLARRLLLRLVHVGTDTGDTRRTVPLGELLAEFGPDAAEAERILDRFITQRLVTAQRETVQLSHDALLTAWPALRGWLATDRAGLVLRQQLVTAAAAWRAEDRDPAALYRGTRLAAAQGWAAEHPDEPSALVREFLSASGRHARRRTRQLYQLVAALTALLLSSGLLAAYAFEQRATASQQRQTATMERNAAVSRLVAGQADWLRGRDVSLARQLALAAYQIAPTVQARSSLLDAAATPTAARLRGVTGAAQAVALSPHRRLLAVGGAEGKVRLWRATDPVPTAIGATLTGPAGTVFAVAFHPRDALLAAGGADGRVYRWQLDDPAHPRALPPLTGPTSTVYALAFSPDGGTLAAGSADHRVWRWSLDDAEPTTAVDTGSGSAQPLPALTGPDDAVQAVAFSPDGRLLAAGSADRTVRLWDLSNRARPTRLAPLAGHTGKVLSVAFSPNGDLLASGSGDQTVQMWKVAGRQRPAKLGSPLVGATSWINAIAFSPDGAVLATGTSDKRILLYDVATRRELRSLPQPTPVTALAFGADPHTLASTGTDGYVRYWELPGPLLVGPTGAVFSARFTPDGTMLAEASRDQTVRLWRVNDPRRPEPLGAPLNRPAGQDGYAGTAALSPDGTLLAAGGRDGAVDLWDIRQPARPKRVGPALTRATALIETAAFSEDGSLLAVGGDDSTIYLWRVSDPERPTLLARVTGTGSIVLSLAFHPRSPVLAAADTDGVVRLIDVRDPIRPALLGPPLHGLTGYAYSVAFSPDGGLLAAGSADRTLRLWRVSDPAHPQPLPSPLLGPTSYVYWVAFHPSGRQIAAASTDGTIWIWDISLPNRPSVVVTLSHADQAYYVVAYRPDGHTLAAGSADGTIRLWETDPQRAAETICSSTEEPISQLEWEQYLPGIPYHPPC is encoded by the coding sequence GTGTCCGATTGTCAGCCGCCGCAAGCCGTGCCGGAGCCCGACGGTTGGCCGGATCCGAACCGGATCGGCGGGCGGGTCGAGTTCGCGGCGGCGCTGACAGCGGTGCGGGAGCGGGCCGGGTTGACCGTCCGTCAGGTGGCGGCGAAGGCCGGGGCGTACAGCGCGCACAGCACCATCGGAGACTGGTTCGCCGGGCGTGGGCTGCCCTCGCTGGCCTCACAGGACCTACTGGTGCGGGTGCTGACGGTGTGCGACGTGCGGCCCACCACGGTCGACGATTGGATCGCGGCCTGGCTGCGCGTGCGTCGCGGCCCCGGACCGCGGTCGCGGCATCTTGAGCCGTACAAGGGTCTGGCCAGCTTCCAGCCGGAGGACGCCGGGTGGTTCTTCGGCCGGGATCAGCTCACCGGTCACCTCGTCGAACAGGTCACCCGGCTGCACGTCGCCGGCGGTGGACTGTTCCTGGTGGTCGGTGCTTCCGGCTCCGGGAAGTCCTCGCTGCTACGGGCCGGGCTGATCGCGCGACTTCGTTCCGGGCCGGACCGGCCGTCGGCGCCGGTCCCGACGGATGGGCCGGCGATGGGTGACCCGTCCACTCCGACCACCGGGTGGTGGGTGGAACTCATGACCCCCGGCGCGGATCCGACAGCGGAGCTGACCGCACGGGCCGAGCGGCTGCGGGTCGCGTCGGGGCCGAGGCTGCTGGTGATCGATCAGGCGGAGGAGGTGTTCGTCAGACGGCCGGGCCAGGTGGATCCGGCGGCGTTCGTCGCCGACCTGAACATGCTCTGCGAGCAGACCCCTGGACTGGTGGTGGTCCTCGGGCTGCGCGCCGACTTCTACGGCCACGCGTTGAGCCACCCGACGCTGCTGCGTGCGGCCCAGGGCAGACAGGTCACCGTGGGGCCGATGAGAAACGACGAGCTTCGGGCGGCGATCGTGGAACCGGCCCGGCGCGCCGGAGTGGAGTTGGAGGACGGGCTGGTCGAGTTGCTCCTGGCCGACCTGACGCCGTCGGGAGGGGAGCCGGACCGTGCCGAGCCGGGCGTGCTGCCGCTGCTGTCGCACGCGCTGTTCGCCACCTGGCATCACGACCAGGGTCGACGGTTGACCTGTCAGGGCTACCGGCGGATCGGCGGGGTGCGGGAAGCGATCGCGGCCAGCGCCAGCGAAGCGTACGACCGGTTGACCCCGGCCCACCGGCGCCTGGCTCGCCGCCTGCTGCTCCGCCTGGTCCACGTCGGGACCGATACCGGGGACACGCGGCGTACCGTGCCGCTCGGCGAGCTGCTGGCCGAGTTCGGGCCGGATGCGGCCGAGGCGGAGCGGATCCTGGACCGGTTCATCACGCAGCGGCTGGTCACGGCGCAGCGTGAAACCGTACAGCTCAGCCATGACGCGTTGCTGACCGCCTGGCCCGCGTTGCGCGGCTGGCTGGCCACCGACCGGGCCGGGCTGGTGCTGCGTCAGCAACTCGTCACCGCTGCGGCGGCGTGGCGGGCCGAGGACCGCGACCCGGCGGCGTTGTACCGGGGTACCCGCCTGGCCGCTGCCCAGGGTTGGGCGGCCGAACACCCGGACGAGCCGTCTGCGCTGGTGCGGGAGTTCCTGTCGGCCAGTGGCCGACACGCCCGGCGCCGCACCCGCCAGCTCTATCAGCTGGTCGCCGCGCTGACCGCATTGCTGCTCAGCAGCGGGCTGCTCGCCGCGTACGCCTTCGAGCAGCGCGCTACCGCCAGCCAGCAACGTCAAACGGCCACCATGGAACGCAACGCGGCGGTGTCCCGGCTGGTCGCAGGCCAGGCCGACTGGCTGCGCGGGCGAGACGTCAGCCTGGCCCGACAGTTGGCGCTGGCGGCGTACCAGATCGCACCGACAGTGCAGGCCCGGTCCAGCCTGCTCGACGCCGCCGCGACCCCGACGGCCGCCCGCCTGCGCGGCGTCACCGGTGCCGCCCAAGCCGTGGCCCTCAGCCCGCACCGGCGGCTGCTCGCCGTCGGCGGCGCCGAGGGAAAGGTACGTCTGTGGCGGGCCACCGATCCGGTGCCCACCGCGATCGGGGCCACGCTGACCGGCCCCGCCGGTACGGTGTTCGCCGTCGCGTTCCATCCCCGTGACGCGCTGCTGGCCGCCGGCGGCGCAGACGGCAGGGTGTACCGGTGGCAGCTGGACGATCCGGCGCACCCGCGGGCGCTGCCGCCGCTGACCGGGCCGACCTCCACGGTGTACGCGCTCGCGTTCAGCCCGGACGGCGGCACGCTCGCCGCCGGCAGCGCCGACCATCGGGTGTGGCGTTGGTCGCTGGACGACGCGGAGCCGACCACGGCTGTGGACACCGGCTCGGGCAGCGCCCAGCCGCTGCCGGCGCTGACCGGGCCGGACGACGCTGTGCAGGCGGTAGCGTTCAGCCCCGACGGGCGGCTGCTGGCCGCCGGCAGTGCCGACAGAACCGTACGGCTGTGGGACCTCAGCAACCGCGCCCGCCCCACCCGGCTGGCGCCGCTCGCCGGACACACCGGCAAGGTCCTCTCGGTGGCGTTCAGCCCGAACGGGGATCTTCTGGCCAGCGGCAGCGGCGACCAGACCGTACAGATGTGGAAGGTCGCCGGCCGGCAGCGGCCGGCGAAGCTGGGCAGCCCCCTCGTCGGAGCGACCAGCTGGATCAACGCGATCGCGTTCAGCCCTGACGGCGCCGTCCTCGCCACCGGCACATCCGACAAACGAATTCTGCTGTACGACGTGGCCACCCGCCGAGAACTGCGATCGCTGCCCCAGCCGACCCCGGTGACGGCGCTCGCCTTCGGCGCCGACCCGCACACCCTGGCCAGCACCGGCACCGACGGCTATGTGCGGTACTGGGAGCTTCCCGGCCCGCTGCTGGTCGGCCCGACCGGAGCTGTGTTCAGCGCCAGGTTCACGCCAGACGGGACCATGCTCGCCGAAGCCAGCCGCGACCAGACGGTCCGGTTGTGGCGGGTCAACGACCCACGCCGGCCAGAGCCGCTCGGCGCGCCGCTGAACCGGCCAGCCGGCCAGGACGGGTACGCCGGCACGGCCGCGCTCAGCCCCGACGGGACGCTGCTTGCCGCCGGCGGACGCGACGGCGCGGTGGATCTCTGGGACATTCGTCAACCGGCGCGGCCGAAGCGGGTAGGACCGGCGCTCACCAGGGCGACCGCGCTCATCGAGACGGCGGCCTTCAGCGAGGACGGGTCACTCCTGGCCGTCGGCGGTGACGACAGCACGATCTACCTGTGGCGGGTGTCCGACCCGGAACGGCCCACGCTGCTGGCCAGGGTCACCGGCACCGGGTCGATCGTACTGTCCCTGGCGTTTCACCCCAGGTCACCGGTGCTCGCCGCCGCCGACACCGACGGCGTCGTCCGGCTGATCGACGTACGCGACCCGATCCGGCCGGCCCTGCTCGGCCCGCCACTTCACGGGCTGACCGGATACGCCTACAGCGTCGCGTTCAGCCCCGACGGCGGCCTGCTCGCCGCCGGCAGCGCCGACAGGACACTACGGCTGTGGCGGGTGTCCGACCCAGCCCACCCGCAGCCGCTGCCCAGCCCGCTGCTCGGCCCGACCAGCTACGTGTACTGGGTGGCCTTCCACCCATCCGGCAGGCAGATCGCCGCCGCCAGCACCGACGGCACCATCTGGATCTGGGACATCAGCCTACCGAACCGGCCCAGCGTGGTGGTCACCCTCAGCCATGCCGACCAGGCCTACTACGTGGTCGCGTACCGGCCCGACGGACACACGCTGGCCGCGGGCAGCGCCGACGGCACCATCCGGCTGTGGGAGACCGACCCGCAACGGGCCGCCGAAACGATCTGCTCCAGCACGGAAGAACCCATCAGCCAACTTGAATGGGAGCAGTACCTGCCCGGCATCCCGTACCATCCGCCCTGCTGA
- a CDS encoding ATP-binding protein — translation MFERSYRADTVRSRDHGGSGIGLAVAPCHVVRHGGRITATRDGPGAGAAFTVHPPPGPVASSAGRGSGRQVSRPARGVVLPAGATRAAPAAYPCGVAVATECIGEGERGCGHTP, via the coding sequence CTGTTCGAGCGTTCTTACCGGGCCGACACCGTCCGCAGCCGCGACCACGGCGGCTCCGGGATCGGCCTGGCGGTCGCCCCGTGCCATGTCGTGCGGCACGGCGGGCGGATCACCGCCACCCGCGACGGGCCCGGAGCGGGCGCGGCGTTCACCGTCCACCCGCCGCCTGGACCGGTCGCGTCCTCCGCCGGGCGTGGTTCGGGGCGTCAGGTGTCCCGCCCGGCAAGAGGGGTAGTCCTCCCCGCCGGTGCCACGCGAGCGGCACCGGCCGCATACCCCTGCGGGGTAGCCGTAGCTACCGAGTGCATCGGCGAGGGGGAGCGCGGTTGCGGCCATACCCCCTAG
- a CDS encoding heavy metal translocating P-type ATPase: MTRQHTGHDSVATPRTPADIPSGDHGHGGHAGHDKHAGHDPEQFRRKFWLSLALTVPIVATSHMVMDWFGYRLDFPGVTWVGPVLGTVVFGYGGWPFLVGGVREVRDRAPGMMLLISMAITVAYAASLATSLGGFSLDFWWELAALVTIMLLGHWQEMKAIGQAQGALAALAALLPDDAERLDDSGRAHPVPVRDLRVGDVVLVRSGGRVPADGRIVDGVAELDESMITGESRPVPRAVGDRVVAGTVATDSALRVRVDAVGEDTALAGIGRLVAQAQSSAGRAQVLADRFAAWLFYLATAAALVTFGTWWALGDLDEAVVRTVTVLVIACPHALGLAIPLVIALSTAVSARAGILVKDRLSLERMRGVDAVLFDKTGTLTRGAHTLTAVAATVGRAEDDVLRIAGSVEADSEHPLARALTAAAHDRGPTPPARDFRSLTGRGVQAVVDGTAYAVGGPALLRELDATVPADLAAASARWSARGAAVLHLVRLPADGHPEPIGAFALEDEVRPEARQAITELREQGVKKIAMITGDARPVAEAVAADLGFRPGVDEVFAEVLPADKDRAVADLRARGLTVAMVGDGVNDAPALARADVGIAIGAGTDVAIESAGVVLASSDPRGVTGVIRLSRASYRKMVQNLAWAAGYNVVAIPLAAGVLAWAGIALSPAVGAVLMSASTIVVALNAQLLRRVRLTPSD, encoded by the coding sequence ATGACACGTCAGCACACCGGGCACGACTCGGTCGCGACCCCGCGCACCCCGGCCGACATCCCGTCCGGCGACCACGGCCACGGCGGGCATGCCGGGCACGACAAGCACGCGGGGCACGACCCGGAGCAGTTCCGGCGCAAGTTCTGGCTGAGCCTGGCGCTGACCGTGCCGATCGTGGCCACCAGCCACATGGTCATGGACTGGTTCGGCTACCGGCTGGACTTCCCCGGCGTGACCTGGGTCGGCCCGGTGCTCGGGACGGTGGTGTTCGGCTACGGCGGCTGGCCGTTCCTGGTCGGCGGCGTGCGCGAGGTCCGCGACCGGGCGCCCGGCATGATGCTGCTGATCTCGATGGCGATCACCGTCGCCTACGCCGCGTCCCTGGCCACCAGCCTCGGCGGGTTCAGCCTCGACTTCTGGTGGGAGCTGGCGGCGCTGGTGACCATCATGCTGCTGGGCCACTGGCAGGAGATGAAGGCGATCGGTCAGGCCCAGGGCGCCCTGGCCGCGCTCGCCGCGCTGCTGCCCGACGACGCCGAACGCCTCGACGACTCCGGCCGCGCCCACCCGGTCCCGGTCCGTGACCTGCGGGTCGGTGACGTGGTGCTGGTGCGCTCCGGTGGCCGGGTGCCGGCCGACGGCCGGATCGTCGACGGCGTCGCCGAGCTGGACGAGTCGATGATCACGGGGGAGTCCCGGCCGGTGCCCCGCGCCGTCGGGGACCGGGTGGTCGCCGGCACGGTGGCCACCGACTCCGCCCTGCGGGTACGCGTCGACGCCGTCGGCGAGGACACCGCCCTGGCGGGTATCGGTCGGCTCGTCGCCCAGGCGCAGAGTTCCGCCGGCCGGGCGCAGGTGCTCGCCGACCGTTTCGCCGCCTGGCTGTTCTACCTGGCGACCGCCGCCGCGCTGGTCACCTTCGGCACCTGGTGGGCTCTCGGTGACCTCGACGAGGCCGTGGTCCGCACCGTCACCGTCCTGGTCATCGCCTGCCCGCACGCCCTCGGGCTGGCCATCCCGCTGGTGATCGCGCTGTCCACGGCGGTCTCGGCCCGAGCCGGCATCCTCGTCAAGGACCGGCTCTCCCTCGAACGCATGCGGGGCGTGGACGCGGTGCTGTTCGACAAGACCGGCACCCTCACCAGGGGTGCCCACACCCTCACCGCCGTCGCCGCCACCGTTGGACGCGCCGAGGACGACGTGCTGCGCATCGCCGGCTCGGTCGAGGCCGACAGCGAGCACCCGCTCGCCCGGGCGCTGACCGCCGCCGCCCACGACCGCGGTCCGACGCCCCCGGCCCGCGATTTCCGGTCCCTGACCGGGCGGGGGGTGCAGGCCGTCGTCGACGGCACCGCCTACGCCGTCGGCGGCCCCGCCCTGCTGCGGGAACTCGACGCCACCGTGCCCGCCGACCTGGCCGCCGCCAGCGCCCGCTGGTCGGCCCGGGGCGCGGCGGTCCTGCACCTCGTGCGGCTGCCCGCCGACGGCCACCCCGAACCGATCGGCGCGTTCGCGCTTGAGGACGAGGTGCGCCCGGAGGCCCGGCAGGCCATCACCGAGCTGCGCGAGCAGGGCGTCAAGAAGATTGCCATGATCACTGGCGACGCCCGTCCGGTCGCCGAGGCGGTCGCCGCCGACCTGGGCTTCCGGCCCGGCGTGGACGAGGTGTTCGCCGAGGTCCTGCCCGCCGACAAGGACCGCGCCGTGGCCGACCTGCGGGCCCGTGGCCTGACGGTGGCCATGGTCGGCGACGGGGTCAACGACGCCCCCGCCCTGGCCCGCGCCGACGTCGGCATCGCCATCGGCGCCGGCACCGACGTGGCCATCGAGTCCGCCGGCGTGGTCCTGGCCTCCTCCGACCCGCGCGGCGTCACCGGCGTGATCCGGCTCTCCCGCGCCTCCTACCGCAAGATGGTGCAGAACCTCGCCTGGGCCGCCGGCTACAACGTGGTGGCCATCCCCCTCGCCGCCGGCGTCCTGGCCTGGGCCGGCATTGCCCTGAGCCCCGCCGTCGGCGCGGTGCTGATGTCCGCCTCCACCATCGTCGTGGCGCTCAACGCGCAACTGCTGCGCCGCGTACGCCTGACTCCCTCCGACTGA
- a CDS encoding DUF6153 family protein — protein sequence MRQATVGRPPTRAPHPLLRLALLVAVTLGVFGMHTLGHPGEPGTAHASTVHRSAAAPAAEHGPDGSPGHRDGEHAFTVCLAVLGGALILGVLSLLRSRPRGARTPTGHRRRVISLDRGPPRRPIGLRLRAATVLRT from the coding sequence ATGCGACAGGCGACGGTGGGCCGTCCACCGACGCGCGCGCCACACCCGCTGCTGCGGCTGGCCCTGCTCGTCGCCGTGACGCTCGGCGTGTTCGGCATGCACACCCTCGGCCACCCGGGCGAACCCGGAACCGCCCACGCGAGCACCGTCCACCGGAGCGCCGCCGCGCCCGCCGCCGAACACGGACCCGACGGCTCGCCCGGGCACCGGGACGGGGAGCACGCGTTCACCGTGTGCCTGGCGGTGCTGGGCGGCGCACTGATCCTCGGCGTCCTGTCCCTGCTGCGGTCCCGCCCTCGCGGCGCACGCACGCCGACCGGCCACCGCCGGCGGGTGATCAGCCTGGATCGGGGTCCACCCCGCCGGCCCATCGGGCTGCGACTGCGAGCCGCCACGGTCCTGCGTACGTGA
- a CDS encoding DUF305 domain-containing protein, which translates to MTPTIPRRAALAGVALSALLTVAACGGADDAGGMTHDADSSTPSASTSVDATANDADVMFAQMMIPHHQQAVAMADLAPTRASDPELKNLAARIKAAQDPEITTMKGWLTAWGKPADLPDNHSMPGTSATPGHDMPSMSATPGHDMPGMNAGMPGMMSEQQMTDLAAAKGAAFDTMFAEMMIAHHNGAIDMARTEQAEGSNPEAKALAARIAADQAAEVQTLQKILDRR; encoded by the coding sequence ATGACGCCAACCATCCCGCGTCGCGCCGCCCTCGCGGGCGTCGCACTGTCCGCCCTGCTCACCGTTGCCGCCTGCGGCGGCGCGGACGACGCCGGCGGCATGACGCACGACGCCGACAGTTCCACGCCGAGCGCCTCGACCTCGGTCGACGCCACCGCCAACGACGCGGACGTGATGTTCGCCCAGATGATGATCCCGCACCACCAGCAGGCCGTCGCCATGGCCGACCTGGCCCCGACCCGCGCGAGCGACCCCGAGCTGAAGAACCTGGCCGCCAGGATCAAGGCGGCGCAGGATCCGGAGATCACCACCATGAAGGGCTGGCTCACGGCCTGGGGCAAGCCCGCGGATCTGCCCGACAACCACAGCATGCCCGGCACGAGCGCCACCCCCGGGCACGACATGCCGAGCATGTCCGCCACCCCCGGGCACGACATGCCCGGCATGAACGCCGGCATGCCCGGCATGATGTCCGAGCAGCAGATGACGGACCTCGCCGCCGCGAAGGGCGCCGCGTTCGACACGATGTTCGCCGAGATGATGATCGCCCATCACAACGGCGCCATCGACATGGCCAGGACCGAGCAGGCCGAGGGCAGCAACCCCGAGGCCAAGGCGCTCGCCGCCAGGATCGCCGCGGATCAGGCCGCCGAGGTGCAGACACTGCAGAAGATCCTCGACCGCCGGTAG
- a CDS encoding BlaI/MecI/CopY family transcriptional regulator, translating to MAELGKLESAVMDVLWRAPDPVLVRDVLDAVTTDRALAYTTVLTVLDNLHRKGWAVREKDGKAYRYRAAGTREEITARTLRRVIETSTHPDLVLMHFARSASDHELRILRRVLDERESGA from the coding sequence GTGGCGGAACTGGGCAAACTCGAATCGGCCGTCATGGACGTGCTGTGGCGTGCCCCCGACCCGGTGCTCGTGCGCGACGTCCTCGACGCGGTGACCACCGACCGGGCGCTGGCGTACACGACCGTCCTCACCGTGCTGGACAACCTGCACCGTAAGGGCTGGGCCGTCCGGGAGAAGGACGGCAAGGCCTACCGCTACCGTGCCGCCGGCACCCGCGAGGAGATCACCGCGCGCACCCTGCGTCGGGTCATCGAGACGAGCACCCATCCCGACCTGGTGCTCATGCACTTCGCCCGGTCCGCCTCCGACCACGAGCTGCGCATCCTGCGGCGGGTCCTCGACGAGCGGGAGTCCGGGGCGTGA
- a CDS encoding M56 family metallopeptidase has product MSLALALVTGAAAVAWWGPAVMRWCFRHVADPVAMLLGWLGLLVAVIATFLLATVMLLAPGSTRQWALHDLARVCWHWAQPRRPPVVDEVVGAAGALILLAVLVRFTVACARRAYRAHGARRAHADLLTLAGGPPESGEAAVLWIPHPTPMAYSIGGSRGLTVLASAAGDLPAEQLAAVLSHERAHLRERHHLLVAAVEGLAAAVPWLPLTRQAPPAVRLLVELRADAAAVRECGPRAVRDALLTFAGAPHPPSALSMAGAEVTIRLRRLQECGPQRRNLLVRAALASVALAAPLGVGVATGILFCL; this is encoded by the coding sequence GTGAGCCTCGCGCTCGCCCTCGTCACCGGCGCCGCGGCGGTGGCCTGGTGGGGCCCCGCCGTGATGCGGTGGTGTTTCCGGCACGTCGCCGACCCCGTCGCGATGCTGCTCGGCTGGCTCGGCCTGCTCGTCGCGGTGATCGCCACCTTCCTTCTGGCCACCGTGATGCTCCTCGCCCCGGGCAGCACCCGGCAGTGGGCGCTGCACGACCTCGCCCGCGTCTGCTGGCACTGGGCCCAACCCCGCCGGCCACCCGTAGTCGACGAGGTCGTCGGGGCCGCGGGAGCCCTGATCCTGCTGGCCGTGCTCGTCCGGTTCACCGTGGCCTGTGCCCGCCGGGCCTACCGTGCCCACGGCGCTCGCCGCGCCCACGCCGATCTGCTCACGCTCGCCGGCGGGCCGCCGGAGTCCGGTGAGGCGGCGGTGCTGTGGATTCCGCACCCGACCCCGATGGCCTACAGCATCGGCGGATCCCGCGGACTCACGGTCCTGGCCAGCGCCGCCGGTGACCTACCGGCGGAGCAGCTCGCCGCGGTCCTCAGCCACGAACGCGCCCACCTGCGCGAGCGTCATCACCTCCTCGTCGCCGCCGTGGAAGGACTCGCGGCTGCCGTGCCGTGGCTGCCGCTGACCCGGCAGGCGCCCCCGGCCGTACGCCTGCTCGTCGAACTGCGCGCCGACGCCGCCGCGGTCCGCGAGTGCGGCCCGCGCGCCGTACGCGACGCGTTGCTGACCTTCGCCGGCGCGCCGCACCCCCCGTCCGCGCTGTCGATGGCCGGCGCCGAGGTGACCATCCGACTCCGACGCCTCCAGGAGTGCGGGCCGCAGCGCCGCAACCTGCTCGTCCGCGCCGCGCTGGCCTCGGTCGCCCTGGCCGCACCGCTGGGTGTCGGCGTGGCCACCGGCATCCTGTTCTGCCTCTGA
- a CDS encoding TMEM175 family protein yields the protein MAFSDAIFAIIITLLVLDLRVPDVPPGRLLSGLLAQWPSYVAYLASYSYVAVVWLNHKAAFNRIEQIDRGLHWMNLLVLFSTALLPFPTIVVSHALQEHNNVDQRVGIAFYALIGALLCVTWLAFYHYLARNPDLLKDQAKGGFFHVERFRALAGVVLYLLAGMVGYLVVPVIGLVIFLLLPVFYAITSAGLYQFRVTRRITHRNPRSRGDAS from the coding sequence GTGGCGTTCAGCGATGCGATCTTCGCCATCATCATCACCCTGCTGGTCCTGGACCTCCGGGTGCCGGACGTTCCGCCCGGCCGCCTCCTGTCCGGCCTGCTGGCTCAGTGGCCCTCGTACGTCGCCTATCTCGCGTCCTACTCGTACGTGGCCGTCGTCTGGCTCAACCACAAGGCGGCGTTCAACCGCATTGAGCAGATCGATCGTGGCCTGCACTGGATGAACCTCCTCGTGCTGTTCAGCACGGCGCTGCTGCCGTTTCCGACGATTGTCGTGTCGCACGCGCTGCAGGAGCACAACAACGTCGACCAGCGTGTGGGCATCGCCTTCTACGCGCTGATCGGCGCGTTGCTGTGCGTGACGTGGCTGGCGTTCTACCACTACCTGGCCCGGAACCCCGACCTGCTGAAGGACCAGGCCAAGGGCGGCTTCTTCCACGTCGAGCGGTTCCGGGCCCTCGCCGGCGTCGTCCTGTACCTGCTCGCGGGGATGGTCGGGTACCTGGTGGTGCCCGTGATCGGCCTGGTCATCTTTCTCCTCCTTCCCGTCTTCTACGCCATCACCAGCGCCGGCCTGTACCAGTTTCGGGTGACCCGACGCATCACCCACCGCAATCCGCGTTCGAGGGGAGATGCGAGCTGA
- a CDS encoding zinc-dependent alcohol dehydrogenase → MRANTWAGRNKVKVRDVPDPRILNERDAIVRITSTAICGSDLHLVDGYVPTMQDGDVMGHEFMGEVIEVGRSVDPDRLRVGDRVVVPFPIACGVCGACAAELYSCCENSNPNAGIAEKMFGHPVAGIFGYSHLTGGFAGGQAQYARVPFADVGPLKIESELTDEQVLFLSDILPTGYMGAEMCDIQSTDVVAVWGAGPVGQFAMDSARMLGAAKVIAIDKEPYRLQMAERAGHTPVNFEEVDVRSRLLELTGGRGPDKCIDAVGMESSHGSAPIHAYDRVKQAVRSETERPHALRQAIMSCRSGGIVSVIGVYGGFLDKFPAGAWMNRALTLRTGQCHVQRYMEPLLRRIERGDIDPTRVITHTLPLDQAERGFEIFKNKQDNCEKVVLKP, encoded by the coding sequence GTGAGGGCGAACACCTGGGCGGGCCGAAACAAGGTCAAGGTCCGTGACGTGCCGGACCCGAGGATCCTGAACGAGCGCGATGCCATCGTACGGATCACGTCCACCGCGATCTGTGGCTCGGACCTGCACCTGGTCGATGGGTATGTGCCCACGATGCAGGACGGTGACGTCATGGGTCACGAGTTCATGGGCGAGGTGATCGAGGTCGGGCGGAGCGTCGACCCGGATCGGCTGCGCGTCGGGGACCGGGTCGTCGTGCCGTTCCCGATCGCCTGCGGCGTGTGCGGCGCCTGCGCCGCCGAGCTGTACTCCTGCTGCGAGAATTCCAACCCCAACGCGGGGATCGCGGAGAAGATGTTCGGGCACCCGGTCGCCGGAATCTTCGGCTATTCGCACCTGACCGGCGGCTTCGCGGGCGGTCAGGCGCAGTATGCGCGGGTGCCGTTCGCCGACGTCGGTCCACTGAAGATCGAGTCCGAGCTGACCGACGAGCAGGTGCTGTTCCTCTCCGACATCCTGCCCACCGGCTACATGGGTGCCGAGATGTGCGACATCCAGTCCACCGACGTGGTGGCGGTGTGGGGCGCCGGCCCGGTCGGCCAGTTCGCCATGGACAGCGCCCGGATGCTCGGCGCCGCGAAGGTCATCGCCATCGACAAGGAGCCGTACCGGCTACAGATGGCCGAACGGGCGGGCCACACGCCGGTCAACTTCGAGGAGGTGGACGTGCGGTCCCGGCTGCTGGAACTGACCGGCGGGCGGGGACCGGACAAGTGCATCGACGCAGTCGGCATGGAGTCCAGCCACGGCAGCGCGCCCATCCACGCCTACGACCGGGTCAAGCAGGCGGTCCGCTCGGAGACCGAGCGCCCGCACGCGCTGCGGCAGGCGATCATGTCGTGCCGCAGCGGTGGCATCGTGTCGGTGATCGGCGTGTACGGAGGCTTCCTCGACAAGTTCCCGGCCGGAGCGTGGATGAACCGGGCGCTGACCCTGCGTACCGGCCAGTGCCACGTGCAGCGCTACATGGAGCCCCTGCTGCGGCGCATCGAACGCGGGGACATCGATCCGACCCGGGTGATCACCCACACCCTGCCGCTCGACCAGGCAGAACGCGGGTTCGAGATCTTCAAGAACAAGCAGGACAACTGCGAGAAAGTCGTCCTCAAACCCTGA